One Acidobacteriota bacterium genomic window, TTGTCGCAGATTATTCCAGGAAGTCTTCCACCCACTTGCGCAGGCGGGCTTGTTCGGGGCCGCGCTCGAACTGCACGCCAACCCTGCCGCCGGAGATCCGGCAGATGATGCCCCCTGGTATCAGCATGGCCTCATTCCCCGGAAGCAGGATGCGCACCGTCACGGCCTGCCCCATGGTGATCACCGACGAAGGTACCGAGTGCACCGAGATGCCACCGCCGCTCAGATCTTCGGTGATGGCGGTGAACGACTCCGCCCCCGCCTGGATACTCACCGGGACGTACAGCGGGACGCGGGTGTGGCGCCGCAGCTGGCCGGCGAGCAACAGGTAGGTATGCTCCACCGCGCGCGAGATGGCCGCTTCGGTCATGGCTTCGAGCGCTGCATTCACTCCGAAGTGCGCCAGGTGTGCGATCGCTGGCAGGGGGCCGACCAGGTAGATGATCATGCGCCGGCTGCGGGCGCGGAGAGCCGTGAGCAGGGGCGGCGCCTCATCATCGGCGCGCAGGATGGCGCCGTCGAAGGGCTGGTCTGGGGGCAGCGTGGTCAGCGCGACCACCTCCACCGCCAGCTTCACGTTGCGAAAAGCGTTCTGCAAGCGCTCGCGCTCGCCGGGCTCGAGTCCGAACGCAGCGATGCGCGGCCCTGGCGCAAGGTACCCTCCGTAGACGGGGACTTCCGAGTCCGGCGGCATCGCTTACTTTCCCGGCTCACT contains:
- a CDS encoding PilZ domain-containing protein, whose protein sequence is MPPDSEVPVYGGYLAPGPRIAAFGLEPGERERLQNAFRNVKLAVEVVALTTLPPDQPFDGAILRADDEAPPLLTALRARSRRMIIYLVGPLPAIAHLAHFGVNAALEAMTEAAISRAVEHTYLLLAGQLRRHTRVPLYVPVSIQAGAESFTAITEDLSGGGISVHSVPSSVITMGQAVTVRILLPGNEAMLIPGGIICRISGGRVGVQFERGPEQARLRKWVEDFLE